In one Opitutales bacterium genomic region, the following are encoded:
- a CDS encoding peptidoglycan glycosyltransferase yields MTDDPKLIRRYDTHNPRISVFFWVLGLCMLTLSGGLAYRQLFQYKEYLDREKRQAQRLIVYPGPRGNIFDRNGELLVGNRPRFSAVVYPDDLNQLRRSEFYPDYILRRRAFDQAIREGKKEPPKTTSELVSKLVWEARQSVLQSHLDRVNDLTGRNEVLDLRRLQRHYNEERLLPLTLMDDLTPEEYAILVEQLSPNSPVKIRTESARFYPHGNAASHTLGYVVNRFVEDEEVESDAASNLMTFKLKGKVGRAGIERHFDERLKGAAGTEIYRVDKSGYREGLVELHRPSKGADLVTSLDLRMQLAAEGVVGDKTGAVIALKVDTGEILTLVSKPDYNLNDMSPFISHAVYQDINDRGAWINRATQGLYPPGSTFKVITSIADLKHDIIEPDTRLESGKYFRVGNRLFPCHSDYGYGVIDVAEALSVSANVFFYRTGMDLGIDRLSAEAKRFGIDKRIDLELPFMASRMIVPSKAWKRENGRGGWVPGDTANTSIGQGFLLTTPMHMALVAASVARGETRTQPTLNKLPVGVAVDHATEPIGLQPEEYQAIIDGMELAVTEGTAKLVQVPGLRIAGKTGTAQVKIKGEDSTLAWFIGFAPVEEPQVAVCVMIEGTQPGDNFHGGSTAGPVAHEVFKTWFADFDGGSRALLSATE; encoded by the coding sequence TTGACTGACGATCCTAAACTCATACGCCGCTATGATACGCACAACCCGCGTATCAGCGTATTTTTTTGGGTCTTGGGACTTTGCATGCTGACCCTATCAGGGGGGCTCGCATACCGCCAACTCTTCCAATATAAAGAGTATTTGGACCGTGAAAAGCGTCAGGCCCAAAGGCTCATCGTTTATCCTGGGCCTCGGGGGAATATTTTTGATCGCAACGGTGAGCTTCTCGTTGGAAATCGGCCGCGTTTCTCGGCGGTGGTTTATCCCGATGATCTCAATCAGCTCCGGCGTAGTGAGTTTTATCCTGATTACATCCTACGCCGCCGGGCATTTGATCAAGCAATTAGAGAAGGTAAAAAAGAACCTCCGAAGACAACTTCAGAGCTTGTATCAAAGTTGGTCTGGGAAGCCCGCCAATCGGTGCTCCAGAGTCATCTTGATCGCGTTAACGATCTGACGGGCCGGAATGAGGTTCTCGATCTGCGTAGACTACAGCGGCACTACAACGAAGAGCGTCTTTTACCCTTAACCCTCATGGACGATCTCACTCCCGAGGAATATGCAATTTTGGTGGAACAGTTATCCCCCAATTCACCGGTAAAAATTCGTACGGAGAGTGCCCGATTCTACCCGCATGGAAACGCGGCGTCTCACACCTTAGGATATGTGGTGAATCGGTTCGTTGAAGACGAAGAGGTAGAATCTGATGCAGCGTCGAATCTCATGACGTTTAAGCTGAAGGGCAAAGTAGGCCGAGCCGGCATTGAGCGCCACTTTGATGAACGGCTCAAAGGAGCAGCAGGAACCGAGATATATCGCGTCGATAAAAGCGGATACCGTGAAGGCTTGGTGGAGCTACATCGTCCCAGTAAAGGAGCGGATTTGGTAACGAGTCTCGACCTTAGAATGCAATTAGCAGCCGAGGGTGTGGTGGGCGATAAAACGGGTGCGGTGATCGCCTTGAAAGTGGATACGGGCGAAATCCTGACTCTCGTCAGTAAACCCGATTACAATCTCAATGATATGTCCCCTTTCATTTCCCATGCTGTATATCAAGATATCAACGATCGTGGCGCGTGGATCAACCGGGCGACTCAAGGTCTCTACCCGCCGGGGTCGACCTTCAAAGTCATCACATCGATTGCCGATTTAAAGCACGACATCATCGAGCCGGATACGCGGTTGGAGAGTGGAAAATACTTCCGTGTCGGTAATCGCCTGTTTCCCTGCCATAGCGATTATGGTTATGGAGTCATCGATGTCGCGGAGGCGCTCTCTGTATCGGCAAATGTATTTTTTTACCGTACCGGAATGGATCTTGGCATTGATCGCCTGAGTGCTGAGGCAAAACGTTTCGGTATCGATAAGCGAATCGATCTTGAGCTGCCCTTTATGGCCTCGCGGATGATCGTGCCCAGCAAGGCTTGGAAGCGTGAGAATGGGCGCGGTGGATGGGTGCCTGGGGATACGGCCAACACCTCGATTGGTCAGGGTTTTCTGCTGACTACCCCCATGCATATGGCACTGGTAGCGGCGTCTGTAGCGCGTGGGGAGACTCGCACTCAACCGACACTGAACAAGCTGCCTGTCGGCGTGGCCGTGGATCATGCTACCGAACCGATCGGGCTCCAACCGGAAGAGTATCAGGCTATTATTGATGGTATGGAACTCGCGGTGACCGAGGGCACAGCCAAACTCGTTCAAGTCCCCGGTCTCCGTATCGCTGGAAAAACAGGGACCGCACAGGTCAAAATCAAGGGTGAGGATTCGACGCTGGCCTGGTTTATCGGTTTTGCGCCCGTAGAGGAGCCACAGGTGGCTGTCTGTGTCATGATCGAAGGCACGCAACCTGGCGACAATTTTCACGGCGGAAGCACCGCGGGTCCAGTGGCTCACGAGGTCTTCAAAACTTGGTTTGCTGATTTTGATGGCGGGAGTCGGGCGCTGCTTTCTGCAACCGAATAG
- a CDS encoding rod shape-determining protein MreC: MRWKSLEPYRPFILFGIFILGWWFAHGLVRRVAEDILYEVQAPLWSAASYVADTQSTIGARTHSRRELIEEIRDLRRLNGAYQLRVGMVDDLQLQLSQLETFLDLPPQPNFRSEIARVVRRDMNHWWQRIVVRKGAVHGIVEGAPVIFQEGIVGRVVDVHAYTSEIDLITSPRFRIAAHFEGDPRPVTFEGCGGGNFTLPYGAVRNVPSDLIVSSDAPLRLVSSGLGGIFPAGLSIGVVSDLYPGRDGIFLEGRVGLPESLLSIQEVAILLPAADSKTL, translated from the coding sequence GTGCGCTGGAAGTCGCTGGAGCCCTACCGACCTTTCATCCTGTTTGGCATTTTTATCCTCGGGTGGTGGTTTGCGCACGGCCTTGTGCGTCGCGTTGCAGAAGACATTCTCTACGAAGTTCAAGCTCCCCTCTGGTCGGCGGCATCATACGTGGCAGACACGCAATCTACGATTGGCGCGCGGACCCACAGTCGCCGGGAGTTAATTGAGGAAATTCGGGATCTACGTCGGCTCAATGGGGCCTACCAGTTGCGCGTTGGAATGGTAGATGACTTACAGCTCCAGTTGTCACAGCTCGAAACCTTTCTCGATCTCCCGCCCCAGCCCAATTTTCGCAGCGAAATTGCCCGTGTCGTTCGCCGGGATATGAACCACTGGTGGCAACGCATCGTGGTCCGCAAAGGCGCGGTACATGGCATCGTGGAGGGAGCCCCGGTGATCTTCCAGGAGGGGATCGTGGGCCGCGTGGTGGATGTGCATGCGTATACTTCTGAAATCGATCTCATTACCTCACCGCGCTTTCGAATTGCTGCACATTTTGAAGGGGACCCGCGCCCAGTGACTTTCGAAGGCTGTGGAGGTGGGAATTTTACACTGCCTTACGGGGCTGTGCGCAATGTCCCGTCGGACCTGATCGTTTCCTCTGATGCACCCCTGCGCCTTGTGTCATCAGGCCTTGGTGGGATCTTCCCAGCAGGCCTGAGCATCGGTGTTGTCTCAGATCTATATCCCGGAAGAGACGGCATTTTTCTGGAAGGGCGTGTGGGTCTTCCAGAATCTCTTTTGAGTATTCAAGAGGTGGCTATATTACTTCCAGCAGCAGACTCGAAAACGCTGTAG
- a CDS encoding rod shape-determining protein: protein MLGFLSNDIGIDLGTANTLVFAKDKGIVLREPSVVAIYTSTRKVCAVGLEAKRMLGRTPGNITAIRPMKDGVIADFEITEAMLKYFISRAQQNVKLAAPRVVVAVPSGITEVERRAVKDSAVRAGARDVVLIEEPMAAAIGVGLPIEDPAANMIVDIGGGTTEVAIVSLAGVVFTKSIRVGGDEIDNAIINYMKRAYNLMVGERTAEEIKISVGSAYPMDDEMSMEVRGRDSVAGLPKTIQITSQEIREALADTMSAIIELVRTALERCPPELSADLVDRGLVLAGGGALIRGLDKLISDATGLPVIVADDPLSAVANGTGMVLQELQFLLKDLAMGRGS from the coding sequence GTGCTAGGCTTTTTATCGAACGACATAGGAATTGATTTGGGCACCGCGAACACTTTGGTGTTTGCTAAAGACAAAGGGATCGTGCTGCGCGAGCCCAGCGTGGTAGCCATTTATACTTCAACCCGCAAAGTGTGTGCGGTCGGCTTGGAGGCGAAACGAATGTTGGGGCGTACTCCTGGTAACATCACTGCTATCCGACCCATGAAAGACGGCGTGATCGCGGATTTCGAGATTACTGAGGCGATGCTGAAGTATTTTATCAGCCGAGCTCAGCAGAATGTGAAGCTCGCTGCCCCACGGGTCGTGGTTGCTGTGCCATCAGGAATTACAGAGGTGGAGCGCCGGGCTGTGAAAGATTCCGCAGTGCGTGCGGGAGCAAGGGATGTGGTGTTGATCGAAGAACCGATGGCGGCAGCGATTGGAGTCGGTCTTCCCATCGAAGATCCCGCTGCCAATATGATTGTCGATATCGGAGGGGGCACAACAGAGGTCGCGATTGTATCTTTGGCGGGTGTCGTCTTTACCAAAAGTATCCGTGTCGGCGGAGATGAAATCGACAACGCCATCATCAACTATATGAAGCGCGCCTACAACCTGATGGTAGGTGAGCGCACGGCTGAAGAAATTAAAATCTCCGTAGGTTCTGCTTATCCGATGGATGACGAGATGAGTATGGAGGTGCGCGGTCGCGATTCCGTAGCCGGGCTCCCCAAGACGATTCAAATTACTTCCCAAGAGATACGTGAAGCTCTGGCAGATACGATGAGCGCGATTATAGAGCTCGTGCGCACTGCCTTAGAGCGTTGTCCTCCTGAGCTGTCTGCAGACCTGGTGGACCGTGGTCTGGTGCTTGCCGGAGGGGGCGCATTGATCCGGGGATTAGACAAACTCATTTCAGATGCAACGGGTCTGCCAGTGATCGTGGCAGATGATCCACTCAGTGCTGTTGCAAACGGAACTGGGATGGTGTTACAAGAGCTGCAATTTCTCCTCAAGGACCTTGCCATGGGGCGGGGGAGCTGA
- the hemB gene encoding porphobilinogen synthase, translating into MADSSQHDAFILPQRPRRLRKNPAIRDLVRENFLRPTDFVLPLFVVDGDAAPEEIASMPGQFRRSITDTAQFCSELTQRGLRGVALFPKLDRSLKTERGDEALNRDTLILRAARAVKAAAPGLQLFTDIALDPYTTHGHDGVLTEDGSDVDNDSSLEVLAQMALLHAEAGVDFVAPSDMMDGRVGVIRDALEDSGYSSVGIMAYTAKYASAYYGPFRDAVGSAQAAGTHLLSKHTYQMDPANRREAINELELDEAEGADIVMVKPAGSYLDIIRDLREHTQLPVAAYQVSGEYSQIHAAAHQGWLSLEETRDEALIAIKRAGADIIFSYFAEQYLQE; encoded by the coding sequence ATGGCTGATTCCTCACAGCATGACGCTTTTATCCTGCCTCAGAGACCGCGACGTCTGAGGAAGAATCCGGCTATCCGCGATCTGGTCCGAGAGAATTTTCTCCGCCCTACTGATTTTGTTTTGCCATTGTTTGTGGTCGATGGCGATGCGGCACCTGAAGAAATCGCTTCGATGCCGGGCCAATTTAGAAGGTCGATTACAGATACCGCCCAGTTTTGTAGCGAGTTAACCCAGCGGGGATTGCGTGGAGTCGCCTTGTTTCCCAAACTTGACCGGTCCTTGAAGACAGAACGAGGCGATGAAGCCCTCAACCGGGATACACTCATCTTGCGTGCCGCGCGAGCGGTCAAAGCTGCTGCGCCTGGACTTCAATTGTTCACAGATATTGCGCTTGATCCATATACGACCCATGGTCACGACGGGGTGCTCACAGAAGACGGCAGTGATGTCGATAACGACAGCAGTCTCGAAGTTCTTGCACAAATGGCTCTGCTTCATGCCGAGGCTGGGGTCGATTTCGTGGCACCGTCCGATATGATGGATGGGCGTGTGGGTGTGATTCGCGATGCCCTAGAGGACTCCGGCTATTCGTCCGTCGGAATTATGGCGTATACTGCCAAATATGCTTCAGCTTACTACGGGCCTTTCCGCGATGCCGTCGGCAGCGCCCAAGCCGCAGGCACTCATTTGCTCTCCAAGCATACCTACCAAATGGATCCTGCGAATCGGCGTGAGGCGATTAATGAACTCGAATTGGATGAGGCAGAGGGCGCTGATATTGTCATGGTTAAGCCCGCTGGAAGTTACCTCGACATCATTCGAGATTTGCGGGAACACACTCAGCTGCCCGTCGCGGCTTACCAAGTTTCTGGAGAATACAGCCAGATTCATGCGGCGGCTCATCAGGGATGGTTGTCTCTAGAAGAGACGCGCGATGAAGCGCTTATTGCTATCAAACGAGCCGGGGCTGATATCATTTTTTCCTATTTTGCTGAGCAATATCTCCAAGAGTAG
- a CDS encoding DUF4097 family beta strand repeat protein: protein MDTRLVRKKAFLFACAIAISTNALGDGVEENFSELFDAVDLVALDIDVQAANIVVVGGDEARARVNWSIDYRTDDPEKAAELRDAMRLEASTESGQLRVLLRQGVGKGWKRFFQWGSQPRIRLEVTVPSSMQVTARTSGGGIEVLNMNGDCIVKTSGGRIEMDRINGDVMARTSGGAIRLDAIDGNMDVKTSGGAIKIEDSMGSVEAKTSGGSIDIETMGEIVIAETTGGSVSAEVSGIEVKAVKLNTMGGGISIALDPRLGGTLDAKTEGGRVRLDDNWNFEGEREGSEMRGSFGSGDAEIHARTFGGGIRIKTL, encoded by the coding sequence ATGGATACTAGACTCGTTCGAAAGAAAGCATTCCTCTTTGCGTGTGCAATTGCAATCTCAACCAACGCGTTAGGTGACGGCGTCGAAGAGAACTTCAGCGAGCTATTTGATGCAGTGGATTTGGTTGCCTTGGACATCGATGTCCAGGCTGCAAATATCGTGGTGGTTGGAGGGGATGAAGCGAGGGCGCGGGTGAATTGGTCGATTGATTATCGAACAGACGATCCTGAGAAGGCGGCCGAATTACGCGACGCCATGAGGCTTGAAGCTTCGACTGAATCGGGTCAGCTCAGAGTGTTGCTGCGCCAGGGAGTGGGCAAGGGCTGGAAACGTTTTTTTCAATGGGGAAGTCAGCCACGTATTCGGCTAGAAGTGACGGTGCCTTCTTCGATGCAAGTCACGGCGCGTACCTCCGGCGGAGGGATCGAGGTCCTGAACATGAACGGAGATTGTATTGTGAAAACCTCCGGAGGCCGTATTGAGATGGACCGGATAAATGGAGATGTCATGGCGCGGACTTCTGGCGGTGCGATTCGCTTGGATGCCATTGATGGGAACATGGATGTAAAGACAAGTGGCGGTGCCATCAAAATCGAAGACTCGATGGGCTCTGTCGAAGCTAAGACTTCGGGAGGAAGTATAGACATCGAGACGATGGGGGAAATCGTCATTGCTGAGACCACTGGCGGCTCTGTGTCGGCGGAAGTCTCTGGAATCGAGGTAAAGGCGGTGAAGCTCAACACCATGGGGGGCGGGATCTCAATAGCACTCGATCCTCGACTGGGAGGAACCCTGGATGCGAAGACTGAAGGCGGGCGTGTTCGTCTTGATGATAATTGGAATTTTGAAGGGGAGAGAGAAGGCAGCGAGATGAGGGGCAGCTTTGGAAGCGGGGATGCAGAAATCCATGCGCGTACTTTTGGCGGTGGGATCCGTATCAAAACGCTTTAA